A portion of the Meriones unguiculatus strain TT.TT164.6M chromosome 11, Bangor_MerUng_6.1, whole genome shotgun sequence genome contains these proteins:
- the Rhbdf1 gene encoding inactive rhomboid protein 1 isoform X5, with the protein MCRQGDARSAAVTLRNGLSGGRCSLTLVPAGKEACLTAPGTMSEARRDSTSSLQRKKPPWLKLDIPAVVPPAAEEPSFLQPLRRQAFLRSVSMPAETARVPSPHHEPRRLVLQRQTSITQTIRRGTADWFGVSKDSDSTQKWQRKSIRHCSQRYGKLKPQVIRELDLPSQDNVSLTSTETPPPLYVGPCQLGMQKIIDPLARGRAFRMADDTADGLSAPHTPVTPGAASLCSFSSSRSGFNRLPRRRKRESVAKMSFRAAAALVKGRSIRDGTLRRGQRRSFTPASFLEEDMVDFPDELDTSFFAREGVLHEELSTYPDEVFESPSEAALKDWEKAPEQADLTGGALDRSELERSHLMLPLERGWRKQKEGGSLAPQPKVRLRQEVVSTAGPRRGQRIAVPVRKLFAREKRPYGLGMVGRLTNRTYRKRIDSYVKRQIEDMDDHRPFFTYWLTFVHSLVTILAVCIYGIAPVGFSQHETVDSVLRKRGVYENVKYVQQENFWIGPSSEALIHLGAKFSPCMRQDPQVHSFILAAREREKHSACCVRNDRSGCVQTSKEECSSTLAVWVKWPIHPSAPDLAGNKRQFGSVCHQDPRVCDEPSSEDPHEWPEDITKWPICTKNSAGNHTNHPHMDCVITGRPCCIGTKGRCEITSREYCDFMRGYFHEEATLCSQVHCMDDVCGLLPFLNPEDPALFGIRLLPDDSPAGPGETGRLAPHSHHLPAERRHRQSSKCHLPAIPGRGRSSRLAVWYPGLPLRGAVPELADPGPALACLLQAPGRGALPLCLWAAALDRQLRSHLGLHQRPLPVLRLPALHQLWQV; encoded by the exons GCCTGTCTCACTGCACCTGGAACCATGAGCGAAGCCCGAAGAGACAGCACCAGCAGCCTGCAGCGCAAGAAGCCCCCATGGCTCAAGCTGGACATCCCGGCTGTGGTGCCCCCCGCAGCGGAAGAGCCCAGCTTCCTGCAG CCCCTGCGGCGGCAGGCTTTCTTGCGGAGCGTGAGTATGCCTGCTGAGACAGCCCGTGTCCCCTCGCCCCACCACGAGCCCCGGCGGCTGGTGCTGCAGCGGCAGACATCCATCACACAGACCATACGCAG GGGGACAGCAGACTGGTTTGGAGTGAGCAAGGACAGTGACAGCACCCAGAAATGGCAGCGCAAGAGCATCCGTCACTGCAGCCAGCGGTATGGGAAGCTAAAGCCGCAGGTCATCCGGGAGCTGGACCTGCCCAGCCAGGACAACGTGTCACTGACCAGCACCGAGACGCCTCCTCCACTCTATGTGGGGCCATGCCAGCTGGGCATGCAGAAG ATCATAGATCCTCTGGCCCGTGGCCGGGCCTTCCGCATGGCCGATGACACTGCCGATGGCCTGAGTGCCCCCCACACTCCCGTCACACCTGGTGCCgcctccctctgctccttctccagctcccGCTCAGGTTTTAACCGGCTCCCTCGGCGACGCAAACGCGAATCGGTGGCCAAGATGAGCTTCCGGGCCGCTGCAGCCCTGGTGAAG GGCCGGTCTATTAGGGATGGCACTTTACGAAGGGGACAGCGCCGAAGCTTTACTCCCGCCAGCTTCCTGGAGGAAGACATGGTGGACTTCCCGGACGAGTTGGATACATCTTTCTTTGCCCGG GAAGGTGTCCTCCATGAGGAGCTGTCGACGTACCCAGATGAGGTGTTTGAGTCCCCATCAGAGGCGGCGCTCAAGGACTGGGAGAAAGCCCCGGAGCAGGCCGACCTCACGGGTGGGGCCCTGGACCGCAGTGAGCTTGAGCGAAGCCACCTGATGCT GCCCCTGGAGCGAGGCTGGCGGAAGCAGAAGGAGGGCGGCTCGCTGGCCCCGCAGCCCAAGGTGCGGCTCCGCCAGGAGGTGGTCAGCACGGCCGGGCCCAGGAGGGGTCAGCGAATCGCTGTGCCGGTGCGCAAGCTCTTCGCCCGGGAGAAGCGGCCCTACGGTTTGGGGATGGTGGGACGGCTCACCAACCGCACCTACCGGAAGCGTATTGACAGCTACGTCAAGCGGCAGATCGAGGACATGGATGACCACAG GCCCTTCTTCACCTACTGGCTCACCTTCGTGCACTCACTGGTCACCATTCTGGCTGTGTGCATCTACGGAATTGCGCCTGTGGGCTTCTCACAGCATGAGACCGTGGACTCG GTACTTCGGAAGCGGGGCGTCTATGAGAACGTCAAATACGTCCAGCAGGAGAACTTCTGGATCGGCCCCAGCTCG GAGGCCCTCATTCACTTGGGCGCGAAGTTTTCTCCCTGCATGCGCCAGGACCCACAGGTGCACAGCTTCATCCTTGCTGCCCGGGAGCGCGAAAAGCACTCGGCTTGCTGTGTCCGCAATGACCGCTCTGGCTGCGTGCAGACGTCAAAGGAGGAGTGCTCG TCTACGCTGGCAGTGTGGGTGAAGTGGCCCATCCATCCCAGCGCCCCAGACCTTGCAGGCAACAAGAGGCAGTTTGGTTCTGTCTGCCACCAGGACCCCAG GGTGTGTGACGAGCCTTCCTCCGAGGATCCCCACGAGTGGCCAGAAGATATCACCAAGTGGCCG ATCTGCACCAAAAACAGTGCCGGGAACCACACTAACCACCCCCACATGGACTGCGTCATAACAGGCCGGCCCTGCTGCATCGGCACCAAAGGCAG GTGTGAGATCACCTCCCGGGAGTACTGCGACTTCATGAGGGGTTACTTCCACGAGGAGGCCACGCTCTGCTCTCAG GTGCACTGCATGGACGATGTCTGTGGCCTCCTGCCCTTCCTCAACCCTGAG GATCCTGCATTGTTTGGTATCCGTCTGCTTCCAGATGACAGTCCTGCGGGACCTGGAGAAACTGGCAGGCTGGCACCGCATAGCCATCATCTACCTGCTGAGCGGCGTCACCGGCAATCTAGCAAGTGCCATCTTCCTGCCATACCGGGCAGAG GTAGGTCCAGCCGGCTCGCAGTTTGGTATCCTGGCCTGCCTCTTCGTGGAGCTGTTCCAGAGCTGGCAGATCCTGGCCCGGCCCTGGCGTGCCTTCTTCAAGCTCCTGGCCGTGGtgctcttcctctttgcctttgggctGCTGCCCTGGATCGACAACTTCGCTCACATCTCGGGCTTCATCAGCGGCCTCTTCCTGTCCTTCGCCTTCCTGCCTTACATCAGCTTTGGCAAGTTTGA